The Hypanus sabinus isolate sHypSab1 chromosome 3, sHypSab1.hap1, whole genome shotgun sequence genome contains a region encoding:
- the LOC132391588 gene encoding uncharacterized protein LOC132391588 isoform X4 — protein MPHATPSSYFLWEKTQWSKNPKASLLHQLLSHLLKCMIFLLLASLADPKAFLLHQLLSHLLKCMIFLLLASLADPKASLLHQLLSHLLNCMIFLLLASLADPKASLLHQLLSHLLNCMIFLLLASLADPKASLLHQLLSHLLNCMIFLLLASLADPKASLLHQLLSHLLNCMIFLLLASLADPKASLLHQLLSHLLNCMIFLLLASLADPKASLLHQLLSHLLNCMIFLLLASLADPKASLLHQLLSHLLNCMIFLLLASLADPKASLLHQLLSHLLNCMIFLLLASLADPKASLLHQLLSHLLNCMIFLLLASLADPKASLLHQLLSHLLNCMIFLLLASLADPKASLLHQLLSHLLNCMIFLLLASLADPKASLLHQLLSHLLNCMIFLLLASLAYGMSSIPKITAMEVLPDNLTPNSLNSLCRISSLLLSMSSMPAWTTTFSCSPSHLRMRRT, from the coding sequence atgCCCCATGCAACACCAAGCTCCTActttctgtgggagaaaacccaatGGTCAAAAAATCCAAaggcctccctcctacaccaactccttagccacttgTTAAAATGTATGATCTTCCTACTTCTGGCCTCATTAGCAGATCCAAAGGccttcctcctacaccaactccttagccacttgTTAAAATGTATGATCTTCCTACTTCTGGCCTCATTAGCAGATCCAAaggcctccctcctacaccaactccttagccacttgttaaactgtatgatcttcctacttCTGGCCTCATTAGCAGATCCAAaggcctccctcctacaccaactccttagccacttgttaaactgtatgatcttcctacttCTGGCCTCATTAGCAGATCCAAaggcctccctcctacaccaactccttagccacttgttaaactgtatgatcttcctacttCTGGCCTCATTAGCAGATCCAAaggcctccctcctacaccaactccttagccacttgttaaactgtatgatcttcctacttCTGGCCTCATTAGCAGATCCAAaggcctccctcctacaccaactccttagccacttgttaaactgtatgatcttcctacttCTGGCCTCATTAGCAGATCCAAAGGCCTCCCtcttacaccaactccttagccacttgttaaactgtatgatcttcctacttCTGGCCTCATTAGCAGATCCAAaggcctccctcctacaccaactccttagccacttgttaaactgtatgatcttcctacttCTGGCCTCATTAGCAGATCCAAaggcctccctcctacaccaactccttagccacttgttaaactgtatgatcttcctacttCTGGCCTCATTAGCAGATCCAAaggcctccctcctacaccaactccttagccacttgttaaactgtatgatcttcctacttCTGGCCTCATTAGCAGATCCAAaggcctccctcctacaccaactccttagccacttgttaaactgtatgatcttcctacttCTGGCCTCATTAGCAGATCCAAaggcctccctcctacaccaactccttagccacttgttaaactgtatgatcttcctacttCTGGCCTCATTAGCAGATCCAAaggcctccctcctacaccaactccttagccacttgttaaactgtatgatctttctACTTCTGGCCTCGTTAGCCTATGGCATGAGTAGCATTCCTAAGATCACAGCCATGGAAGTCCTGCCCGATAACttaacacctaactccctgaactcactttgcagaatctCATCCCTCCTTCTATCTATGTCATCCATGCCTGCATGGACAACAACCTTCagttgctcaccctcccacttaagaatgcggAGGACTTGa